In one window of Gammaproteobacteria bacterium DNA:
- a CDS encoding HAMP domain-containing protein: protein MDAVMKRASISLIPVLGLFAILLVSLYLMGDATENAARFGRSYTWLVLLNTLVLVVLVYLIGANLIRLTRQVLAHQPGARLTARLMLISIVLAMVPVAIVYTFSIRMLDRGIDSWFDVRVDNALQDALELSRSSLDLVMRQLKHQTEPMAKFLAGVPDALAPLNLHDLLRDSGAMELTLFGADSRIIATSSEVSSAIVPQLPSDTILRLVSQGQGYVGLDPDKKSMRIRLVVPVPNSPNGSQARFLQALYPLTDRIGQLAGSVESAFGQYNELVYLREPLKKSFMLTLSLVLLLGLLFAVWAAFYSSRRLMAPISELAEGTRAVAAGQYHKRLPVASQDDLGQLVQSFNQMTENLSAARDAADRSQRQVENQRAYLQTLLEHLSSGVMSLDEDHILRTVNAAASQILGLSLDEYQGRRLTDLGREHPILARFCEILDPLISNVGSEWQEQLVLFTANGRKILICRGAPLPAEGNLAGGHVVVFDDITALVQAQRDAAWGDVARRLAHEIKNPLTPIQLSAERLRRKLLPQLGREDAEVVDRATHTIVQQVESMKTMVNAFRDYARPPAMQIVPLDFNKLILEVVELYRANPVGARLELDLQQDAPQIKGDSVRIRQLLHNLIKNSLEALEGYKQGTLRISTHCIEDGGSQFLDLRVADNGPGFPATLLDRLFEPYVTSKIKGNGLGLAIVKKIVEEHGGMVWAQNTRKGGACVLIRLLPLSADQHPKLEGDAA from the coding sequence CTGGACGCTGTCATGAAACGCGCTTCCATAAGCCTGATCCCGGTGCTGGGTCTGTTCGCCATCCTGCTTGTATCGTTGTATCTGATGGGCGACGCCACCGAAAACGCGGCACGCTTCGGACGCTCCTACACGTGGCTGGTGCTGCTCAATACGCTCGTGCTGGTGGTGCTGGTTTATCTTATTGGCGCGAACCTGATCCGGCTGACGCGACAGGTCCTCGCTCACCAGCCCGGTGCTCGCCTGACGGCGCGCCTGATGCTGATTTCGATCGTGCTGGCGATGGTGCCGGTTGCGATCGTTTACACGTTTTCGATCAGGATGCTGGATCGAGGCATCGACAGCTGGTTCGACGTGCGGGTGGACAACGCCTTGCAGGACGCGCTGGAACTGAGTCGGTCGTCGCTGGACCTGGTGATGCGCCAGCTAAAGCACCAGACCGAACCGATGGCGAAATTCCTGGCTGGTGTTCCCGATGCGCTCGCGCCGCTGAATCTGCACGATTTGCTGCGCGACAGCGGTGCGATGGAGCTGACATTGTTCGGCGCCGACAGCCGCATCATCGCCACCAGCAGCGAAGTATCGAGTGCGATCGTGCCGCAATTGCCCAGCGATACCATACTCAGGCTGGTGAGTCAGGGGCAAGGCTACGTCGGTCTTGACCCGGACAAAAAATCCATGCGCATCCGTCTGGTGGTGCCCGTGCCAAATTCCCCGAACGGGTCTCAAGCGCGGTTTTTGCAGGCGCTGTATCCGTTGACCGACCGCATCGGCCAGCTGGCCGGGAGCGTGGAGAGTGCTTTCGGCCAGTACAACGAACTGGTTTACCTGCGCGAACCGCTGAAGAAAAGCTTCATGCTCACCTTGTCGCTGGTGCTGCTGCTGGGCTTGCTGTTTGCGGTTTGGGCGGCGTTTTATTCGTCGCGGCGGCTGATGGCCCCGATCAGCGAACTGGCGGAGGGCACCAGGGCCGTCGCGGCAGGCCAGTATCACAAGCGACTACCGGTCGCGAGTCAGGACGATCTGGGTCAGCTGGTGCAGTCATTCAATCAGATGACTGAAAACCTTTCGGCGGCGCGCGACGCGGCGGACCGCAGTCAACGGCAGGTGGAGAACCAGCGCGCCTACCTGCAGACCCTGCTGGAGCATCTGTCTTCCGGCGTCATGAGCCTCGATGAAGATCACATACTTCGCACGGTGAACGCGGCGGCCAGCCAGATTCTGGGCCTTAGTCTGGACGAGTATCAGGGCCGCCGACTCACCGACCTGGGCCGTGAGCACCCGATACTCGCGCGCTTTTGCGAGATATTGGACCCGCTCATTTCCAACGTGGGCAGCGAGTGGCAGGAGCAGCTGGTCCTGTTCACCGCCAATGGCCGCAAGATATTGATATGCCGGGGCGCGCCGCTACCGGCCGAGGGTAACCTCGCAGGCGGGCACGTGGTGGTATTCGACGACATCACCGCGCTGGTGCAGGCTCAGCGCGATGCGGCATGGGGCGACGTCGCGCGCCGGCTCGCGCACGAGATTAAAAATCCGTTAACGCCCATCCAGCTGTCCGCGGAGCGGCTGCGCCGCAAGCTTTTGCCGCAGCTCGGTCGCGAGGACGCCGAGGTTGTCGATCGCGCCACGCATACCATCGTGCAACAGGTCGAATCCATGAAAACCATGGTCAATGCCTTCAGGGATTACGCGCGACCACCAGCGATGCAGATCGTGCCGCTGGATTTCAACAAGCTGATACTCGAAGTGGTCGAGCTGTATCGGGCCAATCCGGTCGGCGCCCGGCTGGAGCTCGATCTTCAGCAGGACGCGCCACAGATCAAAGGCGATTCGGTGCGGATCCGACAGTTGCTGCATAATCTCATCAAGAACTCGCTGGAAGCGCTGGAGGGGTACAAGCAGGGCACGTTGCGTATTTCCACCCATTGTATCGAGGATGGCGGGAGCCAGTTTCTGGATTTGCGTGTCGCCGACAATGGTCCCGGTTTCCCGGCCACCTTACTGGACCGGTTATTCGAACCGTACGTAACGAGTAAGATCAAGGGCAACGGCCTGGGGCTCGCGATCGTTAAAAAAATTGTTGAGGAGCATGGTGGCATGGTATGGGCGCAGAACACCCGCAAGGGCGGGGCGTGCGTACTGATCCGGCTGTTACCGCTGAGCGCTGATCAACATCCTAAACTGGAGGGAGACGCAGCATGA